In Reichenbachiella agarivorans, one genomic interval encodes:
- a CDS encoding bifunctional nuclease family protein, which translates to MDKIKLDIVGLSSSHAQSGSFALVLGESNGKRRLPIIIGMFEAQAIAIEIEKISPNRPMTHDLFKSFAGSFGIQVNQILISDLKEGVFFARIICEDVDGKIVEIDSRPSDAIAIGIRFNADIYTNVKVIEEAGIVVTDEFEEELDTIVANEEEEEDEPIGSPEYLKNQTIDGLNRLLEQALTDEDYEKAAKIRDELNRRN; encoded by the coding sequence TTGGATAAAATTAAGTTAGATATCGTTGGTCTCTCCTCTAGTCACGCGCAATCGGGATCGTTTGCCTTGGTGCTAGGTGAGAGCAATGGAAAGAGAAGGTTACCTATTATCATAGGGATGTTTGAAGCACAGGCTATCGCCATTGAGATTGAAAAAATCTCTCCAAACAGACCCATGACCCATGATCTATTCAAATCCTTCGCAGGCAGCTTTGGGATTCAAGTCAATCAAATTTTGATTTCTGACCTGAAAGAAGGTGTTTTCTTTGCCCGAATCATCTGTGAAGATGTGGATGGAAAAATCGTTGAAATAGACTCTCGACCCTCTGACGCCATCGCCATTGGTATCCGCTTCAATGCTGACATCTACACCAATGTAAAAGTGATAGAAGAAGCAGGCATCGTCGTAACAGATGAGTTTGAAGAAGAACTGGACACGATAGTGGCCAACGAAGAAGAGGAAGAAGATGAACCAATAGGCTCTCCAGAATATCTAAAAAACCAAACCATAGATGGACTCAATAGACTGCTAGAACAAGCACTCACAGATGAGGACTACGAAAAAGCTGCCAAAATCAGAGACGAACTCAATCGCAGGAACTAA
- the msrB gene encoding peptide-methionine (R)-S-oxide reductase MsrB translates to MEKTEKEWQAVLNEEQYHVLREKGTERPFTGKYWDFSQDGKYYCAGCGEELFESSTKFDAGCGWPSFFQPADKSKVTNHVDRSHGMTRTEVTCSNCGGHLGHVFTDGPAPTGLRYCINSASLDFKEKE, encoded by the coding sequence ATGGAAAAGACAGAAAAGGAGTGGCAAGCAGTGTTGAACGAAGAACAATACCATGTGCTTCGCGAAAAGGGGACAGAACGTCCGTTTACAGGTAAGTATTGGGATTTTTCCCAAGATGGGAAATACTACTGTGCAGGTTGTGGAGAGGAACTTTTTGAATCATCGACCAAGTTTGACGCAGGTTGTGGTTGGCCCAGTTTCTTCCAGCCCGCAGACAAGTCTAAAGTGACCAATCATGTAGATCGTTCGCACGGGATGACGCGCACAGAAGTCACTTGCAGCAACTGCGGCGGTCATCTTGGTCATGTGTTTACGGATGGTCCCGCACCGACAGGTCTTAGGTATTGTATCAACTCTGCCTCTTTGGATTTTAAAGAGAAGGAGTAG
- a CDS encoding penicillin acylase family protein: MKIFRFLLALILTILFIFYVNFKQGDIPPLGKFMSPFTGFWKNGEKDRIDMPSKLKAKQLKEDVVIKFDDQVIPHIFAKNDYDLYFAQGYISAYHRLWQMEFQVMATEGRISEIIGAKALDFDKTNRRKGLKYAAERSIELMEKDANLNNMVQAYTDGINYWINSLSYEDYPIEYKLLDYAPEPWTKLKCALLLKYMADMLSSGEADLENTNALTLFGRADFELLFPESFRGVDPVIPTSRKWDFDPIPVQRPDVTFPQTLTPSTIAKPDPRNGSNNFVVGRGKSAHGKVMLANEPDLALNLPSIWYVTQLHAPGINTFGANLPGVPGIIVGFNDSIAWGVTNAKRDVVDWYQIEFRNSRREEYRYDNKWLKTEKVIEKIKVRDGSTVYDTIIHTHYGPVVYDRNFMGNGEQINFAMKWTAHEESQEFKAFYQLNRSKNYDQFVDAIQYFVAPAQNFAFASASGDIAMWVNGRFPIKWDEQGKFLMNGSDSRQEWAGDIPRNQSAYILNPEQGFVSSANQHPVDSTYPYYAYDYNYEFYRNRRINDRLKLMSGMEVGDMMKLQNDNYNYRASESLPLMLDSLDTANMSSKAQAAYNILRRWDYFNEPEMQAPSYYEAWWNDLYAMIWDEFVDREVALKKPHVFNTIYLMNRDPYNKYFDQVSTPQKESVTDLINQSFVSSLEKIEAWKTENENDQVNWYEYKNTTARHLLKLAPFSVEKIKIGGNNNIVNAASSGHGPSWRMVVELGPDQVRAWGVYPGSQSGNPGNPAYAEMIENWSVGKYYPLNFLKSEQEENANLVFTQTLKSN, from the coding sequence ATGAAAATTTTTAGGTTTCTGTTAGCCCTCATTCTGACGATACTTTTCATCTTCTATGTCAATTTTAAGCAAGGTGATATCCCTCCATTAGGCAAGTTTATGAGTCCTTTTACTGGATTTTGGAAAAACGGTGAAAAGGACAGAATTGACATGCCGTCCAAGTTGAAGGCCAAGCAGCTCAAAGAAGATGTCGTGATCAAGTTTGATGACCAGGTCATTCCTCACATCTTTGCCAAAAACGATTACGATTTGTATTTTGCCCAAGGGTATATTTCGGCTTACCATAGACTCTGGCAGATGGAGTTTCAAGTGATGGCGACCGAAGGCAGGATCTCTGAAATCATTGGTGCAAAGGCACTGGATTTTGACAAGACCAACAGGCGAAAGGGATTGAAGTACGCAGCTGAGAGATCAATAGAACTCATGGAAAAGGATGCTAATCTCAACAACATGGTGCAGGCCTATACCGATGGGATCAATTACTGGATCAACTCACTGTCCTATGAAGATTATCCGATTGAGTACAAATTGCTCGATTATGCCCCAGAGCCATGGACTAAACTCAAATGTGCCTTGCTACTCAAGTATATGGCCGATATGCTGTCTTCCGGGGAAGCAGATTTGGAGAATACCAATGCTTTGACACTGTTTGGAAGGGCAGATTTTGAGTTGTTGTTTCCTGAATCATTCAGAGGTGTTGACCCTGTGATCCCGACCTCTAGAAAGTGGGATTTTGATCCTATACCTGTTCAACGACCCGATGTTACCTTTCCTCAGACTTTGACTCCATCCACGATAGCGAAACCAGACCCACGCAATGGCTCAAACAATTTTGTGGTTGGCAGGGGAAAATCTGCACACGGCAAGGTCATGTTGGCCAATGAACCAGATTTGGCTCTGAATCTGCCTTCGATTTGGTATGTGACGCAGTTGCATGCTCCAGGTATCAATACTTTTGGAGCTAATTTGCCAGGAGTACCTGGGATCATTGTGGGATTCAATGACTCTATAGCATGGGGTGTCACCAATGCCAAACGTGATGTAGTCGATTGGTATCAAATTGAGTTTAGAAACTCTCGCAGGGAAGAATACCGCTATGATAATAAGTGGCTGAAGACCGAAAAGGTCATTGAAAAAATCAAGGTGAGGGATGGTAGTACAGTGTACGACACGATTATTCATACTCACTATGGACCAGTAGTGTATGATAGAAATTTTATGGGCAACGGAGAGCAAATCAATTTTGCGATGAAATGGACGGCACACGAAGAGTCGCAGGAGTTCAAGGCATTCTACCAATTGAATAGGAGCAAGAACTATGACCAGTTTGTAGATGCGATACAATACTTCGTAGCACCTGCTCAAAATTTTGCCTTTGCATCAGCATCTGGAGACATTGCCATGTGGGTTAATGGCCGTTTTCCAATCAAATGGGATGAACAAGGGAAGTTCTTGATGAATGGTAGCGATTCAAGACAAGAGTGGGCTGGAGATATTCCACGCAATCAAAGTGCATACATATTGAATCCAGAGCAAGGATTCGTCAGTTCTGCCAATCAACACCCAGTGGATTCTACTTATCCATACTATGCTTATGACTATAATTATGAATTCTATAGAAACAGGAGAATCAATGATCGGCTCAAGCTAATGAGTGGAATGGAAGTAGGAGACATGATGAAGTTGCAGAATGACAATTATAACTACCGCGCCTCAGAAAGTCTACCGCTGATGTTGGATAGTCTGGATACAGCCAACATGTCTTCTAAGGCGCAAGCGGCATACAATATTCTGAGAAGATGGGATTATTTCAATGAGCCTGAAATGCAGGCACCAAGCTACTACGAAGCGTGGTGGAATGATTTGTATGCGATGATTTGGGATGAATTTGTGGACAGAGAAGTAGCATTGAAAAAGCCTCACGTGTTCAATACGATCTACCTGATGAATAGAGATCCATATAACAAATATTTTGATCAGGTATCTACGCCTCAGAAGGAGTCGGTTACTGATTTGATCAATCAATCATTCGTCTCATCTTTGGAGAAGATTGAGGCTTGGAAAACAGAAAATGAAAATGACCAGGTCAATTGGTATGAGTATAAAAACACAACTGCCAGGCATTTGTTGAAGTTGGCTCCATTTTCTGTAGAGAAAATCAAAATAGGTGGCAACAACAACATTGTGAATGCAGCGAGTTCTGGTCATGGACCATCTTGGAGGATGGTGGTTGAGCTGGGACCTGATCAGGTCAGGGCTTGGGGAGTATATCCAGGTAGTCAGTCAGGCAACCCTGGCAATCCAGCCTATGCTGAGATGATCGAAAACTGGTCTGTAGGCAAGTACTATCCACTCAACTTCCTTAAATCTGAACAAGAAGAAAACGCAAACCTGGTATTCACCCAAACACTTAAATCCAATTAA
- a CDS encoding MerR family transcriptional regulator, with amino-acid sequence MGNYSIKELERLSGIKAHTIRIWEKRYQLIEPSRSDTNIRSYNDGQLKKILNVSSLVALGYKISKISQMNPDEITSILEENQRSILEDNNTDVTIHQLIKHAIDFNEKELDDLINQIISQSSLVDAFTEILFPVLNRIGFLWTANKITPAHEHFMSHKVKQLLYASMSVGKNTESTDLKYLLFLPQWEEHEILLLFCNYLLKKNGMTTIYLGSRVPLENLIETIKDTQPIALVSILTTPNYISEFKKYQKKITQTNPEIKSILGGAEVYKTQLSQLPNVTWVDNTPEFLSLINV; translated from the coding sequence TTGGGGAACTATTCGATCAAAGAACTGGAACGGCTATCTGGCATCAAGGCACATACCATTAGGATTTGGGAGAAGCGCTACCAACTCATAGAACCATCACGCTCTGATACCAATATCAGATCCTACAACGACGGTCAACTCAAAAAAATCCTCAATGTATCCTCTCTGGTGGCTCTTGGATATAAAATATCCAAGATAAGTCAGATGAATCCCGACGAAATCACCTCGATTTTAGAAGAAAATCAGCGTTCTATACTGGAAGATAACAACACAGATGTCACCATACATCAGTTGATCAAACATGCCATAGACTTCAACGAAAAGGAACTGGATGACTTGATCAACCAAATCATCTCTCAATCCAGTTTGGTAGACGCTTTTACAGAGATACTATTCCCCGTACTCAATCGCATAGGTTTCCTCTGGACTGCCAACAAAATCACACCTGCACACGAGCATTTTATGTCTCACAAGGTAAAACAACTCCTGTATGCATCTATGAGCGTAGGCAAGAACACCGAGTCGACTGACCTAAAATACCTGTTGTTCTTACCACAGTGGGAGGAGCATGAGATCCTACTACTTTTTTGCAACTACCTACTGAAGAAAAATGGAATGACTACCATCTATTTAGGTAGTCGTGTACCTTTAGAAAACTTGATCGAAACCATCAAGGACACCCAACCTATTGCGCTGGTCTCTATCCTAACCACACCCAATTATATCAGTGAATTCAAAAAATATCAGAAGAAAATCACGCAAACCAACCCTGAAATAAAATCCATACTTGGAGGTGCAGAAGTGTACAAAACTCAACTCTCTCAACTTCCAAATGTGACTTGGGTTGACAATACGCCTGAGTTTCTATCTTTAATTAATGTTTAA
- a CDS encoding phytoene desaturase family protein yields MSISNSHKITVLGAGFAGLSAAAVLSQHGAQVDLFEKNSGPGGRCRVYKEQGFTFDMGPSWYWMPDVLEKFLSRFDKSISDYFDLIKLDPGFRIYFGRNEFIDIPNTLEEQKELFESLEPGSGVKLEKFLKESKIKYDVGISDLVYKPSYSIMEFFSFDIIYKMIKMNALQSIHSYLRKSFKHPYLLSLLEFPVLFLGGTAKSTPSLYSLMNYSCLSQGTYYPMGGFYKVTESLYQLAQEQGVNFHFDAPVDNIDIRNHSARSIHNGQTHHTDGIVSSLDYHFLEKEILKTQSNYSEKYWNERTMSPSALIFYLGVKGKVKNLIHHNLFFDEDFDEHARDIYEDPKWPQKPLFYVCCPSKTDDSVAPEEDENLFILMPLATGITDNEAIREEYYQKIISRLERIIDDKISDRVIVKKSYCINDFKEDYNSFKGNAYGLANTLGQTAMFKPSMKSKNVKNLFHCGQLTVPGPGVPPAIISGQLAASQLLSYLNNTSYEKYL; encoded by the coding sequence ATGAGCATCTCCAATTCACATAAGATCACAGTTTTAGGAGCTGGTTTTGCGGGCTTGTCCGCTGCGGCTGTCCTGTCACAACATGGTGCTCAAGTTGATCTATTTGAAAAAAACAGTGGACCAGGGGGACGTTGTAGGGTGTACAAAGAACAAGGATTCACCTTTGACATGGGACCCAGCTGGTACTGGATGCCCGATGTATTGGAAAAGTTTCTGAGCAGGTTTGACAAATCGATTTCAGATTATTTTGACTTGATCAAACTAGACCCAGGGTTTAGGATTTATTTTGGCAGAAACGAATTTATTGACATTCCCAATACACTAGAAGAGCAAAAGGAGCTTTTCGAATCACTCGAACCTGGTAGCGGTGTAAAACTGGAAAAATTCCTAAAGGAATCGAAAATCAAATATGATGTAGGTATCTCAGATTTGGTGTACAAGCCCTCTTACTCCATCATGGAGTTCTTCTCCTTTGACATCATCTACAAGATGATCAAAATGAACGCCCTGCAATCCATTCACAGTTACCTAAGAAAATCGTTCAAACACCCCTATTTACTCTCACTACTAGAGTTTCCAGTGCTATTCCTAGGAGGAACTGCCAAAAGCACCCCATCTTTGTACAGTCTGATGAACTATAGCTGTCTCTCACAAGGAACCTACTACCCAATGGGGGGCTTTTACAAAGTAACGGAGAGCTTGTACCAACTGGCTCAAGAACAAGGCGTCAATTTCCATTTTGATGCCCCTGTTGACAACATTGACATTCGAAACCATAGTGCTCGAAGCATCCACAACGGTCAAACGCACCACACCGATGGCATTGTATCATCTCTTGACTACCATTTTCTAGAAAAAGAAATACTAAAAACCCAATCTAACTACAGCGAAAAATACTGGAACGAGAGAACCATGTCTCCTTCGGCGCTGATCTTTTATTTGGGCGTGAAAGGAAAAGTAAAAAACTTGATCCACCACAATTTGTTCTTTGACGAAGATTTTGATGAGCACGCCAGAGACATTTACGAAGACCCAAAATGGCCCCAAAAACCATTGTTCTATGTCTGTTGCCCATCCAAAACTGATGACTCGGTTGCTCCAGAAGAGGATGAAAACTTGTTTATCTTAATGCCTCTAGCGACAGGAATAACCGACAATGAAGCAATCAGAGAAGAATACTATCAAAAAATCATTTCTCGACTAGAAAGAATCATCGATGATAAGATTTCTGATAGAGTCATCGTTAAAAAATCATATTGTATCAATGATTTTAAAGAAGATTATAATTCCTTTAAGGGAAATGCATATGGTCTAGCCAATACCCTAGGCCAAACTGCTATGTTCAAACCGAGTATGAAGAGTAAAAATGTAAAAAACCTATTTCACTGTGGACAGCTCACTGTGCCTGGCCCTGGTGTACCCCCAGCTATTATTTCTGGTCAATTGGCCGCCTCACAATTGTTGTCTTATCTAAACAATACTTCTTATGAAAAGTATCTTTGA
- a CDS encoding phytoene/squalene synthase family protein, with protein sequence MKSIFDEVSFLSSKLITRRYSTSFSLGIYFLHREIHNPIYSIYGFVRLADEIVDSFHDFDKKAMLSKIRQDVQEAIEQKISINPILNAFQKTVHDYQIEWELIDTFLNSMEADLTEDIHDVASFEKYVLGSAEVVGLMCLRVFLANDGDMYQRLKPSAMKLGSAFQKVNFLRDLKADYQALGRSYFPGIDLNSFQDEEKAKIEKSIAQDFEEAYEGIKQLPSNSKLGVYIAYIYFKHLLIKISKLPAHQVMSRRVRISNGRKLQLMVNSIFKYQMKII encoded by the coding sequence ATGAAAAGTATCTTTGATGAAGTATCTTTTCTTTCTAGCAAACTGATAACTAGGCGCTATAGCACTAGTTTTTCATTGGGGATTTATTTTCTACATAGAGAAATTCACAACCCCATTTATTCCATTTATGGTTTTGTCAGGTTGGCAGATGAAATTGTAGATTCATTCCATGATTTTGATAAAAAAGCCATGCTGTCCAAGATCAGACAGGATGTCCAAGAAGCCATTGAGCAAAAAATAAGCATCAACCCCATTCTCAATGCTTTTCAAAAAACTGTACACGACTACCAAATAGAATGGGAGCTGATAGATACTTTCCTCAACAGCATGGAAGCTGATTTGACTGAGGATATTCACGATGTGGCCTCTTTCGAAAAATACGTTTTGGGTTCGGCTGAGGTAGTGGGATTGATGTGCTTGAGGGTATTCTTAGCCAATGATGGTGACATGTACCAAAGACTCAAACCCTCCGCCATGAAGTTAGGTTCGGCTTTTCAAAAAGTGAATTTCCTCCGAGACCTAAAAGCTGATTATCAGGCACTCGGCAGAAGTTACTTCCCTGGCATAGACCTTAACAGCTTCCAAGATGAAGAAAAAGCCAAGATAGAAAAAAGCATCGCCCAGGACTTTGAAGAAGCATATGAAGGCATCAAGCAGCTACCATCCAATTCTAAACTAGGGGTCTACATCGCCTACATTTATTTCAAGCATCTACTGATCAAAATCTCCAAACTCCCTGCACATCAAGTAATGTCCAGAAGAGTGAGAATATCCAATGGGCGCAAACTGCAACTGATGGTCAATTCGATCTTCAAATACCAAATGAAAATTATTTGA
- the idi gene encoding isopentenyl-diphosphate Delta-isomerase → MEEVVLVDHMDNEIGVAEKLSAHLDGSLHRAFSIFLFNSQGEMLIQRRASDKYHSSDLWSNTCCSHPRPNENLQAAAERRLYEELGMKTDLTWLLSFKYKISFDNGLIEHELDHVFVGTTDQEASLNPKEVSEVKYISPEDLKLDLAQNPDHYTFWFKELVDKVIENYPKQ, encoded by the coding sequence ATGGAAGAGGTAGTATTGGTGGATCACATGGATAACGAAATTGGGGTCGCAGAAAAATTGTCAGCTCATCTGGATGGTTCATTGCATCGGGCCTTCTCTATTTTCCTATTCAACAGCCAGGGAGAGATGCTGATACAAAGGCGAGCTTCGGACAAATACCATTCCTCCGACCTCTGGTCCAACACTTGCTGCAGCCACCCTCGTCCCAACGAAAATTTGCAAGCAGCAGCAGAAAGACGACTCTACGAAGAACTAGGAATGAAGACAGACCTCACTTGGTTGTTGAGTTTCAAATACAAAATCAGCTTTGACAATGGCCTGATCGAACACGAACTGGATCATGTCTTTGTAGGAACGACCGATCAGGAAGCCAGCCTCAATCCAAAAGAAGTCTCTGAGGTGAAATACATCTCACCTGAAGACCTGAAACTTGATCTTGCCCAAAACCCTGACCACTACACCTTTTGGTTCAAAGAACTCGTTGACAAAGTCATAGAAAACTACCCAAAACAATGA
- a CDS encoding sterol desaturase family protein: protein MMYINIAVMLVTTLLMEGVAWVTHKYLMHGALWFLHRDHHDKKSKGWFEENDFFFLIFAIPGIVLTYLGFYTMTTSITFWIGAGITLYGFLYFSIHDIFIHQRFKWLSKASHPYFKAIRRAHKMHHKHTGKENGECFGMLYVPKKYHDQYKKNQD from the coding sequence ATGATGTATATCAATATAGCCGTCATGTTGGTCACCACCCTCCTCATGGAAGGTGTAGCGTGGGTCACACACAAATACCTCATGCATGGTGCTCTTTGGTTTTTGCACAGAGACCATCATGACAAGAAATCAAAAGGCTGGTTCGAAGAAAATGATTTCTTCTTTTTGATCTTTGCTATTCCAGGAATTGTATTGACCTATCTTGGATTTTATACCATGACCACCAGCATTACATTTTGGATCGGGGCGGGTATTACCTTGTATGGTTTCCTTTATTTCTCCATTCACGACATCTTCATCCACCAACGGTTCAAGTGGCTATCGAAAGCTTCACACCCTTATTTCAAGGCAATCAGAAGAGCACACAAAATGCACCACAAACATACTGGCAAAGAAAATGGTGAATGCTTTGGGATGCTCTACGTACCTAAAAAATACCACGACCAGTACAAAAAGAATCAAGACTGA